ACTCAGAGTGCAGTCAATGGAGCAGCAATTTCATCTACAGGATGGTGAGGATCTTTTctcaaaaaacatttttttgtattattttgttttgtctccTGTCACATAGTTGTGTGTATATGCCATGCCACATTCTGGATTTGTGAATGTAGATGCTGGTACTTGATTAATTGTATTAACTTTATTTTGGTAGCGTTAAATGAGGCGCTGAAGGAGGAAGTCCAGCATCTGAAGGTATTAACGGGGCAAGGTGTTTCGAATGGTGCATCAATGATGAGCTATGGTGGCTCCTTTGGATCAAACCAGCAATTCTATCCCAATAATCAGTCCAGGCACACTATGTTAGCCGCGCAACAGTTCCAGCAGCTTCAAATCCAGTCAcagaaacagcagcagcagcaacttCACCAACAACAAATGTATCAGCTTCAGCAGCAGCGCATTCAACAGCATGAACAACAAAGCGGTGTTACGGAGCTGAGAAGGCCCATGTCTTCTTCGGGTCTGAAAGTGAGTGTAACGTCTGATCCTGAGGCTACCTTGACAAAAGACTGAAGAGTGTAGACTGTGTAGTGCTGTCCGAAGATCTTTCTCTTTCCAATACAGAGCCGTGGTGTTTTCTCCATGATCAGAAGAGGCTCATTGATATATTGCATTCTAGAGTTAAAACCAAGACATCTTAGAAGATGTAAGTGAAAGCATGTGTTTGTTGTCTGCTGGTAGTTTACAGTCTTCTCTTTGTACGTTTAGAACTGTGGCTTTGAATCCAAGTCTTTAGTCTTTTTAACCAGATTCAAACTCTTTAGGCTTTTGCTCTTTTTAGTTAATTGAAAAGTGTCTCGTTTGGCTTTGGCTTTGAAGTGTCAAGTCTGCAAAGATTTTTGAATTTATGGGTTCAGTATCAAAACATAAACGATAATTACAAAGAGAGAAGTTTTCCAAGAACATGGATTAGAAGATTTATCCATTAATCTCACAATAAGTAAAGGAAACATTCTTCCAGTAGAGAGAACCAAACAGAACCGGTCTTTAACAATATTCATCTCCGGCAACAGCAAAGTTTAACCATCTGTGGCCATCCTTTAATCCATGTTTGTTGGAGTTAAACACAGATTTAAAACAGTGGAGATGAAGTTGAAAAGCAAAGCCATTTTCTGTATTTACATGAAAATGTTTAAGCATATCATTCTCCCAGCAAACTCCGGAGCCGTCCTGCGATCTTAGCCTTTGACATAATCTTTCAAGGAGAATGGAGGAAACGCATCCTACCATAAGAACATAAAATAGCGTTTTAACACAGGCACTATTGACATTGTTTCTACTACAtgtgatataaatatatgagtaaTAACAAGAATGATGTGATTACTTTGCCATTCTCCTCAGTCAAGTATTGTCTCGTAACCGTCACCTGTTGCAAGAGCCTTTCCATCGGTGTGTAGCTTGGTTGGTTTGCGTGCTCTGGACGATGTGAAAACGAGTTAAAACTTATCAACTTCTAAGTCCgaagaggaaaaagaaaaagaaaaagaaaagaactgACCAAGAAGGGTGCGGTTCAGATCATCAGCAACCTGTTGACGGTACTCAGAGCTCAAAAGGTAGAACATTGGGGATTTCTCAGGATCTTCATAAGCCAGCAAAGCAATTGCGTCCTGCCAACCAACTCTCCCATCATATTTGGAAGAACAGAAAGCATAAGCTGCCAAATATAATAGAGAGGATCAGACAGACTTACTTCAAGCTTTCCCACATATTTTTGGACCATCCCAAAAGGAGCCAAGCTTGTCTTAGCAAACTCAAGAGCTTCTTTGCTGTCACATTCACAGAACCGTTATAACTTTCAGAAAACGAGGTACCCTGAGATCCTAAACTCTCACCTTTTCCCATCACAGATAAGCTCCACAAAGTGAAGGCAGAGAAGATCAAAGTGCAGACCCTTGTTTTTCTCGAGCAACTCTTGTCCTAGTTGTTCAGTTAGTTCAACAGCCTTCAAAGCCTTCTTCTCCAGTATACAATGCATTATTTCTGAACATTAAACAACCACAGAGTGAAGTAGCATATCATTTAACAAAGAGAAGTTTGCTTGTACTCACGTTTTCTTCTCTCCAAGTTATCACGATCAATTACAGGTTGGTGTATACCAGTAGTGGAAGCAAGAGAGTCAGCAGTTTCATCGAAGCAGTTGTGGAGAAGGTAAGACATTACAATGCTTTGAATATCATTATCCTTCACAACctgagaaaaagagaaaaagtttACATTTTTTCAGATTCTATTAAAAGAGATTAGTACAAAGCATCCAACTTTGGGATCAaaagataactttttttttttttttgcatatctTTACAATCTCACAGTTAAAGTCAACAATACACACACACAATGCTTACACATAGATGAGAGAGCAATTAACCTAATCGATTGAAAGAGATAACGATTACTCTGGAGGAGGATCGTGATTTTCGATTGAGAAAGTTTGGAAGAGCTTACGATGTGTTCGAGTTGACGAGGATCCATAGTTCTGTGTAAATGCTCAACGCTAACACCGCGCGATAAGGATGGGTTATGATTCTCTGCGGTGGCGGAggggggaagaagaagcggagAGGAGATCAATTGAGGATTGCCAACTCGGTGAGGGAGGCGCCGAGTATAGTGAAACGATGTGGAGGAGAAAACAAAAGTAATCTgaagttttcaatttttcattttttttttaaattaatttttactaaaGTTAAATGGAGATTATTTCTTTGTAAAAGTACCGTAATTACTTGTCTGAGTAGAAACGGTATAAATCCAAAAGATAGTTTTTGTATATTGATAGTCTCTAATCCCCAGcatttttaatacaattttgagaaaacaataaatagaaaagttagaaaaatgaagaatatgTTCTCTTATCCCCAACATTTAAATgaattttaaggaaaaaaataaaaatttagaaaaatgaaGAATCTATTCTTGTTTGAGATACTCAAAACAATTTGAAAAACTAATTAGCCAgctatttgtttgtttttttctaactGATATatctcttttgaaaaaaaaacttaactacacgactaaatcattttaaatttaaataaatgagGCTGGAAACTTAATTTAAGATAAGTTATGAATGTTAAATGTTctgaatttatattaaagatttcacataaGAAATGTATGTTCTTGTGATGAAATTGGACCGGAATAAATCAAAAGAGTGAAATCATTGGACACATTTATGGTCAGAAGATTTCCTAATGAATCGGTTTTTCGAAAGGAGTTGATGGGTTTAAGAGGTCAAAGGCTAAAACTCATTGAAAACACTGTCAAAGGCGATGGTAAGAAAAGCTGTCGGAGAGCAAGCCATATGTGTGATTAGACGCGTAATATCTTGCAAATATGTCTAGCGTCATTGTTCATCTCGCGTTTGGCTACATTAGAACTTTAATTGTTGATGTTGCATTCCTTATTAAAAGCCACACATAATCAGAGCTTCCAAGAAAGTTATTAGGAGATGTGAGATTTTCTGAACTGTAAACCGATCCAACCATGTCTATGAAACTGTCCTCAAGCATCATTAATGAGGGGTTAGAACAAACTAACTCAAAACAGTTGAGCCGGTGGAAATCTATTGAAAATGGATTCTCTAATCTGCTTAATCAAGATACATACAACATTTAACAATACATTCTGTGAGAATAACCATTAACCATAAGGATGAAGATGTAAAAGAAACAGTGAGTGTATTGAGACTGACTTGACTATTCTTTGAATTCATTGCATAATTTTTGTGACCAACCATGTCAGAGATGTATCAACtggtacatatatattattatttttttttttggctcaactTCAACTTTGCATTAACCAATTCGTGGTAACGAGATTACAACCTCACAAGATTTCACCCCACATACAATATCGGGATCTAGTATCACCTAGGAACACTTAGAAGGATCCTAAGCTACCCGAATCAATCCGATATTGCATTTTTCACCACTCCGAAAACAAGTTCATTCCACTACTCGAAATGAACCGTCTCTTAAACCACTAAATTCTACCACTAAAAACCAGAATACAAAACATATCCTTAGCCTGCAGAAACCAATAATGAGAATTCTAAAAAACGCACATAGCAAATGGAGCTATTGATTGGACATTTAAGCTCAGCCATTGCTTCATCACCGGGAAGGTGCTTCT
The sequence above is drawn from the Brassica napus cultivar Da-Ae chromosome A8, Da-Ae, whole genome shotgun sequence genome and encodes:
- the LOC106440508 gene encoding glucose-induced degradation protein 8 homolog; the protein is MDPRQLEHIVVKDNDIQSIVMSYLLHNCFDETADSLASTTGIHQPVIDRDNLERRKQIMHCILEKKALKAVELTEQLGQELLEKNKGLHFDLLCLHFVELICDGKSKEALEFAKTSLAPFGMVQKYVGKLEDAIALLAYEDPEKSPMFYLLSSEYRQQVADDLNRTLLEHANQPSYTPMERLLQQVTVTRQYLTEENGKDAFPPFSLKDYVKG